The Montipora foliosa isolate CH-2021 chromosome 1, ASM3666993v2, whole genome shotgun sequence genome has a window encoding:
- the LOC138007637 gene encoding uncharacterized protein: MHDALQHHIMENNQALVAQLKAVGYNQSEKSSQDLWSSPVIECSGYLNKSELGHDKKNKKLVEVLRNVWNEWKDLLLMQNIQSIKLGDKEIDTRFLFGHRLSLEEMEAQVSVVKKILSQIKSEDLQRKVSQMIKKEERHRFRIEEMYKDEKKPDSRGSNKGKMKKFVAVWENRFLENVKMCSEKIPGCYPPNGFHSEKPVLCALSVDNRIFTVFKEEKNGRKEEMENVEVKLFEPGMYVYALHTSGHDYVTDELWAAFYKKLLEEGLVPRIILSSESPGFNWITKYNYAQAVTSLPYPMKWELNDQIVPPEEDYFDYNIHEAVFNGLSWVILTKENVSCFEFYDLKDTDVIEEREERTREMAGKAIEELKNNESLPDPTIRKLSFAIKETIKKIVEGQQVTEDTVK, encoded by the exons ATGCACGACGCTCTCCAACATCACATTATGGAAAACAACCAAGCCCTTGTTGCTCAACTGAAAGCAGTTGGGTACAACCAAAGTGAGAAAAGCTCCCAGGATTTATGGTCTTCTCCTGTTATTGAATGTTCAGGTTACCTCAACAAGTCAGAATTGGGGCATgacaaaaagaacaagaaattgGTTGAGGTCCTCAGAAATGTTTGGAACGAATGGAAGGACCTTCTTCTCATGCAAAACATACAATCCATTAAACTGGGAGATAAAGAGATCGATACGAGGTTTCTTTTTGGACATCGGTTGTCGCTAGAAGAAATGGAAGCACAGGTATCagttgtaaaaaaaatactCAGTCAAATAAAGTCGGAAGACCTTCAAAGAAAAGTTAGTCAAATGATTAAAAAGGAAGAACGACACCGATTTAGGAttgaagaaatgtacaaagatgAAAAG AAGCCAGATTCACGTGGAAGCAACAAGGGTAAGATGAAGAAGTTTGTAGCCGTCTGGGAAAACCGATTTctagaaaatgtcaaaatgtgctcggaaaaaattccag GCTGCTATCCACCCAACGGTTTTCATTCAGAGAAGCCTGTGCTGTGTGCATTGTCCGTGGACAACAGgatttttactgtttttaaaGAGGAGAAAAATGGTCGGAAGGAGGAAATGGAAAATGTTGAAGTCAAGCTTTTTGAACCTGGCATGTACGTGTATGCACTTCACACAAGTGGACATGATTACGTCACTGACGAGCTGTGGGCGGCATTCTACAAGAAGCTTTTGGAAGAAGGACTGGTGCCAAGAATTATCTTGTCCAGCGAAAGCCCAGGGTTTAACTGGATAACGAAGTACAATTACGCACAAGCTG TTACTAGTTTACCTTATCCCATGAAATGGGAGTTGAATGACCAGATTGTTCCACCAGAGGAGGATTATTTCGACTACAACATTCATGAAGCTGTCTTCAATGGGTTAAGCTGGGTCATCCTAACTAAGGAGAACGTATCCTGCTTTGAGTTCTATGACCTTAAG GATACAGATGTCAtcgaagaaagagaagaaagaacaaGGGAGATGGCTGGAAAAGCCATTGAAGAATTGAAAAACAATGAATCACTTCCTGACCCAACTATCCGAAAATTGTCATTTGCCATCAAAGAGACAATCAAGAAAATCGTGGAAGGCCAACAAGTGACCGAAGACACAGTGAAGTAG
- the LOC138007610 gene encoding uncharacterized protein isoform X3, producing the protein MKLGQLGEFLNQIQSGLMQGSATFGMQAPKASLLISSNSKEVERVAGRVIRFNYTWDEAHSDNEGAGRTQLLDFMDNNKGLFVAWAIRYLPLWEEIVHDHGDQLRSLVKKVVTHQQPRWVKGTMYCIMVNMMIHASANKVLDIKDLLSKIAALNAAKQERPPFFWRIQQDALDKLNQDGPGKVWHGLSQCFDIFWKILMWLNPAVNVKTSHDVDFEPAIAIKSETLGQFHSVSRTEVTDEIKNATANGFSVTCPFAIDEKATIMDVRKKNNKSLVTNSKAHKIPVQLLEPSFVAYVRHLAGIREQPGCEAPKLPDLTSEKVDQTISDYDYQELVHITDTIAMKVKAFNQKPTKEQDSPTRPTQAEVLKVLSPGSETTYRTYTPKRKRAFERGLHAGMKSRRSENPTQSTGPSLQEDIATPSVEGSRKEDFTFIFIGPMRIADASSILTNERKGTLFTCQVL; encoded by the exons ATGAAACTTGGT CAGCTTGGGGAATTCTTAAACCAGATACAGAGTGGACTGATGCAAGGCTCTGCAACATTTGGAATGCAGGCCCCAAAGGCATCCTTACTGATATCCAGCAACAGTAAGGAAGTAGAAAG GGTGGCTGGCAGAGTGATCCGTTTTAATTATACTTGGGATGAAGCACACTCCGACAATGAAGGGGCAGGGAGAACGCAACTGCTTGATTTTATGGATAACAACAAG GGTCTGTTTGTTGCCTGGGCCATACGATACCTGCCTTTGTGGGAGGAAATTGTCCACGACCATGGAGACCAACTAAGGTCTCTTGTCAAGAAAGTTGTAACCCATCAGCAACCCAGATGGGTGAAGGGCACAATGTACTGCATCATGGTTAACATGATG ATTCATGCATCAGCAAACAAGGTGTTAGACATAAAGGACCTATTGTCCAAAATTGCTGCATTAAATGCCGCCAAACAAGAGAGACCTCCCTTCTTCTGGCGCATCCAGCAGGATGCCTTAGACAAATTGAATCAAGATGGGCCAGGCAAG GTGTGGCATGGTCTGTCTCAGTGCTTTGATATTTTTTGGAAGATCCTCATGTGGCTCAATCCAGCTGTGAATGTCAAGACCTCACATGACGTGGATTTTGAACCTGCAATTGCCATCAAGTCGGAAACCTTGGGGCAATTCCACAGTGTCTCGCGTACT GAAGTGACAGATGAAATTAAAAATGCCACAGCCAATGGATTCAGTGTAACCTGCCCATTTGccattgatgaaaaagcaacgATCATGGACGTGCggaagaaaaacaacaagagTCTTGTGACTAATTCGAAAGCCCACAAAATACCAGTGCAACTTCTAGAGCCATCCTTTGTTGCATATGTTAGACATT TGGCTGGTATTCGAGAACAACCTGGGTGCGAGGCACCAAAACTACCAGACCTCACATCAGAAAAAGTCGATCAGACTATATCTGATTATGATTATCAAGAACTCGTACATATCACCGATACAATCGCTATGAAAGTCAAAG CATTCAACCAGAAACCTACAAAGGAACAAGATAGCCCTACAAGGCCAACCCAAGCAGAGGTTTTGAAG gtTTTGTCACCAGGAAGCGAGACAACCTACCGAACCTACACACCGAAAAGGAAAAGGGCCTTTGAAAGG GGTCTGCATGCAGGAATGAAATCAAGACGATCAGAGAACCCTACACAAAGTACAG GGCCATCACTGCAGGAAGACATAGCAACCCCATCAGTTGAGGGCTCCAGAAAAGAAG ActttacttttattttcattggcCCAATGAG GATTGCAGATGCAAGCTCAATTTTGACcaacgaaaggaaaggaactttatttacgtGTCAAGTCCTCTAG
- the LOC138007610 gene encoding uncharacterized protein isoform X2, with amino-acid sequence MARSLLETLPFSCEKEKAAFLERVQCLQDYHIIQIFKLGVAFFQRNLDDSSALLDGAEVRNLFEICLSFCYVTDLSKRVAFDYYARILKFCFSSQSKQCLTTTTVSQILQLVQGFQEGSIGFSDDYTKKIKGTKDFFEELFAIFNKRRDGDFIAEIIAQTVRFASADVGNAKQGQPLRGDMVKSHVPFTNWIRLLMVHSVSNRFARALAKTKALQWKDQQHLADIFLFWDSDGHDFVSILDNFKIDDKEVKFPSDEKRLDIYVGRLNHFLEHRSLLVTSLKLLVCTSITNEVFEDVLDQFCGEREWLHPHQQNSDSKSKADAFSEVYDVLVSLPDGKLVCDVLRFWRRTFSGDKEYQSLKGLMHLLPEVPPDKDRFCLEERVERVLSYLEWLPTSVQSLISDWYNVLSAMIKLFPTTFDRLPEVLVMIQRASSDAGKSENLWTFIFLESCSFIDVTEEKRKEMIWLFICSLETGCVISSHDCGIPVLFIQQLSLCENIPFGNKKRIIRKVTRSVNLFYSDLTNRIIDDILRHISLDPSFRIQIYREMIEVIESGVGKGVFLHGVLEPVRVLFHLITTVPISGDRRVKILLKAKESDNCLLNSVQILQMSNVKCPSEGVNKLFDLFYTAYVDIMKEEKHFCERFYQQQSRLHLNSSSQVLEIWILKAAKLICAGSFDEELDFWCCLRVLVSAGKLESAEEMLQLFSQIRESAMKVVQSYRQQDKKQILEKFETLLSYVVGSDSLSSREKLKLVKEVCETSLTYPSMLMNGDLQTALFNISLYTMEVPMPFELSEIMAALKNPLLICQDAKCPFHVFNTLSSVFFKASTDKLESICQFIGTVEQMDGGFFDRALPVLQTAVEVSNSLGDVVELLWEFVFMIRAASTEFVPLFSFVYSHLLKDETKKESRKQFTNDVLMKWTASSNVAACHYFRVPQLLWKVYNFSESPEKRCEILHRLQEILGKTKNFESPRENLLKPEGYIKNRVACCDLEWLVFHSSLSTEEAALAFNLCTQHFQGRLKCFSFSDVEIANGCFKFVPREGGPCTDERTDGETGRERQALV; translated from the coding sequence ATGGCTCGATCACTATTAGAGACACTTCCCTTCTCATGCGAAAAAGAGAAAGCTGCGTTTCTTGAAAGGGTTCAGTGTTTGCAAGATTACCACATAATTCAAATTTTTAAGCTTGGTGTtgctttttttcaaagaaatttggaCGATTCTTCAGCACTTTTAGATGGTGCCGAAGTAAGGAATCTCTTTGAAATCTGCCTTTCGTTTTGTTATGTGACTGACCTTTCAAAAAGAGTTGCTTTTGATTACTACGCCAGGATCTTAAAATTCTGTTTTTCCTCGCAGTCGAAGCAATGTCTTACAACCACAACTGTTTCCCAGATACTACAGCTTGTACAGGGTTTTCAGGAAGGAAGTATCGGCTTCAGTGATGACTACACAAAGAAGATCAAAGGGACGAAGGATTTCTTTGAGGAGCTTTTCGCCATTTTTAACAAGAGACGAGATGGGGATTTCATAGCCGAGATCATTGCCCAAACAGTGAGGTTTGCTTCCGCTGATGTCGGAAATGCCAAGCAAGGCCAGCCTTTGCGCGGTGATATGGTAAAATCACATGTTCCTTTTACCAATTGGATCAGATTGCTAATGGTACACAGCGTCAGCAATCGCTTTGCACGTGCCTTAGCTAAGACGAAAGCTTTGCAATGGAAAGATCAACAACACTTGGCtgatattttcttgttttgggaTTCAGATGGTCATGATTTTGTGAGTATTCTGGACAATttcaaaatagacgacaaggaAGTGAAGTTCCCTTCAGATGAGAAACGGTTGGATATATACGTTGGTCGTCTTAATCACTTCCTTGAGCATCGTTCCCTGTTAGTAACATCCCTGAAGCTTTTGGTCTGCACGAGTATAACAAATGAAGTTTTTGAAGACGTTCTTGATCAATTCTGTGGCGAAAGGGAATGGCTGCACCCACACCAGCAAAATTCAGATTCGAAATCAAAGGCAGACGCTTTCAGCGAAGTATATGACGTGCTAGTATCACTTCCAGACGGAAAATTGGTCTGTGATGTGCTGAGATTTTGGAGGCGAACGTTTTCGGGTGATAAAGAGTACCAAAGCCTTAAGGGCTTGATGCATTTGTTGCCCGAAGTACCACCTGACAAAGACCGCTTTTGTTTGGAAGAGAGGGTAGAAAGGGTGTTGAGTTATTTAGAATGGCTCCCTACCTCTGTACAATCATTAATCTCGGATTGGTATAATGTCTTGTCAGCCATGATTAAATTATTCCCAACAACGTTTGACAGACTTCCAGAGGTATTAGTCATGAtacaaagggcctcgtctgatGCTGGGAAGTCTGAAAACTTATGGACTTTCATATTCCTCGAGAGTTGTTCTTTTATAGATGTGACGGAGGAGAAAAGGAAGGAAATGATTTGGCTCTTCATTTGTTCCCTCGAAACCGGATGTGTCATCTCTAGTCATGACTGCGGGATCCCAGTACTTTTCATCCAACAACTGAGTCTTTGTGAAAACATACCATTTGGCAACAAGAAACGTATTATTCGCAAAGTTACCAGGAGTGTCAATCTTTTTTATTCGGATCTGACTAATCGGATTATCGATGACATTTTAAGACACATTTCTTTGGATCCATCCTTTCGAATACAGATTTATCGAGAAATGATCGAAGTAATTGAGAGCGGAGTGGGCAAGGGAGTTTTCTTGCATGGCGTCTTGGAGCCAGTAAgggttttgtttcatttgattACCACAGTTCCGATTTCAGGTGACCGAAGAGTTAAAATATTACTGAAGGCAAAGGAGTCTGACAATTGTCTCTTGAACAGTGTACAGATTTTACAGATGTCAAACGTTAAGTGCCCCAGTGAAGGAGTTAATAAGTTATTTGACCTTTTTTATACTGCTTATGTTGACATAATGAAAGAAGAGAAGCACTTCTGTGAACGATTTTATCAACAGCAAAGTCGTTTGCATTTAAATTCATCGAGTCAAGTTCTAGAAATCTGGATTTTGAAAGCTGCGAAGCTGATATGTGCGGGCTCATTTGACGAAGAACTTGACTTTTGGTGTTGTCTCCGAGTCCTTGTAAGCGCAGGAAAATTGGAATCGGCAGAAGAGATGTTACaacttttttctcaaattaggGAAAGTGCTATGAAAGTCGTCCAATCTTACAGGCAACAAGATAAGAAACAGATTCTAGAAAAATTTGAGACACTCCTATCCTATGTAGTAGGCTCAGATTCCCTTTCCAGTAGAGAAAAACTGAAGCTTGTCAAGGAGGTCTGTGAAACTTCATTAACTTACCCAAGTATGTTAATGAACGGAGACCTTCAAACAGCGCTGTTTAACATCTCCCTCTACACGATGGAAGTTCCAATGCCTTTCGAATTGTCGGAAATCATGGCCGCGCTGAAAAATCCACTGCTGATATGCCAAGACGCAAAATGTCCTTTCCACGTTTTTAACACACTTTCCTCTGTATTTTTCAAAGCGTCAACTGACAAATTAGAAAGTATTTGTCAATTCATTGGCACAGTCGAGCAGATGGATGGTGGTTTCTTTGATCGCGCTCTCCCAGTTCTTCAGACAGCCGTTGAAGTTTCAAACTCTCTCGGAGATGTTGTGGAACTATTATGGGAATTTGTTTTCATGATTCGAGCAGCCTCAACAGAGTTCGTTCCCTTATTCAGCTTCGTCTACAGTCACCTCTTAAAAGACGAGACCAAGAAAGAAAGTAGAAAGCAATTTACCAACGACGTTTTAATGAAGTGGACAGCTTCATCAAACGTAGCGGCTTGCCATTACTTTAGAGTCCCTCAACTTCTTTGGAAAGTTTACAATTTTTCCGAGTCACCAGAAAAGAGGTGTGAAATTTTACATCGTTTACAAGAAATTCTGGGGAAAACGAAAAACTTTGAAAGTCCTCGCGAGAATTTGTTAAAACCCGAAGGGTATATCAAGAACAGAGTTGCCTGTTGTGATTTGGAGTGGCTTGTTTTTCACTCTTCGCTGTCAACTGAAGAAGCAGCCTTGGCATTCAATCTTTGCACTCAACACTTCCAGGGACGGCTGAAATGCTTTAGTTTCTCAGACGTTGAAATTGCGAATggttgtttcaaatttgtacCAAGAGAAGGAGGACCATGCACCGACGAAAGGACAGATGGGGAAACAGGAAGAGAACGCCAAGCTCTAGTGTGA
- the LOC138007610 gene encoding uncharacterized protein isoform X1 — MTRHISGLDCRCKLNFDQRKERNFIYVSSPLALRHLLETRLNQLFTNCHGGCNSLDEETSVPKQPEVLASDTKQALSGKETSDHVKMARSLLETLPFSCEKEKAAFLERVQCLQDYHIIQIFKLGVAFFQRNLDDSSALLDGAEVRNLFEICLSFCYVTDLSKRVAFDYYARILKFCFSSQSKQCLTTTTVSQILQLVQGFQEGSIGFSDDYTKKIKGTKDFFEELFAIFNKRRDGDFIAEIIAQTVRFASADVGNAKQGQPLRGDMVKSHVPFTNWIRLLMVHSVSNRFARALAKTKALQWKDQQHLADIFLFWDSDGHDFVSILDNFKIDDKEVKFPSDEKRLDIYVGRLNHFLEHRSLLVTSLKLLVCTSITNEVFEDVLDQFCGEREWLHPHQQNSDSKSKADAFSEVYDVLVSLPDGKLVCDVLRFWRRTFSGDKEYQSLKGLMHLLPEVPPDKDRFCLEERVERVLSYLEWLPTSVQSLISDWYNVLSAMIKLFPTTFDRLPEVLVMIQRASSDAGKSENLWTFIFLESCSFIDVTEEKRKEMIWLFICSLETGCVISSHDCGIPVLFIQQLSLCENIPFGNKKRIIRKVTRSVNLFYSDLTNRIIDDILRHISLDPSFRIQIYREMIEVIESGVGKGVFLHGVLEPVRVLFHLITTVPISGDRRVKILLKAKESDNCLLNSVQILQMSNVKCPSEGVNKLFDLFYTAYVDIMKEEKHFCERFYQQQSRLHLNSSSQVLEIWILKAAKLICAGSFDEELDFWCCLRVLVSAGKLESAEEMLQLFSQIRESAMKVVQSYRQQDKKQILEKFETLLSYVVGSDSLSSREKLKLVKEVCETSLTYPSMLMNGDLQTALFNISLYTMEVPMPFELSEIMAALKNPLLICQDAKCPFHVFNTLSSVFFKASTDKLESICQFIGTVEQMDGGFFDRALPVLQTAVEVSNSLGDVVELLWEFVFMIRAASTEFVPLFSFVYSHLLKDETKKESRKQFTNDVLMKWTASSNVAACHYFRVPQLLWKVYNFSESPEKRCEILHRLQEILGKTKNFESPRENLLKPEGYIKNRVACCDLEWLVFHSSLSTEEAALAFNLCTQHFQGRLKCFSFSDVEIANGCFKFVPREGGPCTDERTDGETGRERQALV; from the exons ATGACGCGGCACATTTCAGGTCTG GATTGCAGATGCAAGCTCAATTTTGACcaacgaaaggaaaggaactttatttacgtGTCAAGTCCTCTAGCGTTGAGGCACTTATTGGAGACACG GTTGAATCAACTGTTCACGAACTGTCACGGTGGGTGTAACTCCTTGGATGAAGAGACAAGTGTTCCTAAGCAGCCTGAGGTGCTTGCCAGCGATACTAAACAGGCTTTGAGCGGAAAAGAAACCAGCGATCATGTGAAGATGGCTCGATCACTATTAGAGACACTTCCCTTCTCATGCGAAAAAGAGAAAGCTGCGTTTCTTGAAAGGGTTCAGTGTTTGCAAGATTACCACATAATTCAAATTTTTAAGCTTGGTGTtgctttttttcaaagaaatttggaCGATTCTTCAGCACTTTTAGATGGTGCCGAAGTAAGGAATCTCTTTGAAATCTGCCTTTCGTTTTGTTATGTGACTGACCTTTCAAAAAGAGTTGCTTTTGATTACTACGCCAGGATCTTAAAATTCTGTTTTTCCTCGCAGTCGAAGCAATGTCTTACAACCACAACTGTTTCCCAGATACTACAGCTTGTACAGGGTTTTCAGGAAGGAAGTATCGGCTTCAGTGATGACTACACAAAGAAGATCAAAGGGACGAAGGATTTCTTTGAGGAGCTTTTCGCCATTTTTAACAAGAGACGAGATGGGGATTTCATAGCCGAGATCATTGCCCAAACAGTGAGGTTTGCTTCCGCTGATGTCGGAAATGCCAAGCAAGGCCAGCCTTTGCGCGGTGATATGGTAAAATCACATGTTCCTTTTACCAATTGGATCAGATTGCTAATGGTACACAGCGTCAGCAATCGCTTTGCACGTGCCTTAGCTAAGACGAAAGCTTTGCAATGGAAAGATCAACAACACTTGGCtgatattttcttgttttgggaTTCAGATGGTCATGATTTTGTGAGTATTCTGGACAATttcaaaatagacgacaaggaAGTGAAGTTCCCTTCAGATGAGAAACGGTTGGATATATACGTTGGTCGTCTTAATCACTTCCTTGAGCATCGTTCCCTGTTAGTAACATCCCTGAAGCTTTTGGTCTGCACGAGTATAACAAATGAAGTTTTTGAAGACGTTCTTGATCAATTCTGTGGCGAAAGGGAATGGCTGCACCCACACCAGCAAAATTCAGATTCGAAATCAAAGGCAGACGCTTTCAGCGAAGTATATGACGTGCTAGTATCACTTCCAGACGGAAAATTGGTCTGTGATGTGCTGAGATTTTGGAGGCGAACGTTTTCGGGTGATAAAGAGTACCAAAGCCTTAAGGGCTTGATGCATTTGTTGCCCGAAGTACCACCTGACAAAGACCGCTTTTGTTTGGAAGAGAGGGTAGAAAGGGTGTTGAGTTATTTAGAATGGCTCCCTACCTCTGTACAATCATTAATCTCGGATTGGTATAATGTCTTGTCAGCCATGATTAAATTATTCCCAACAACGTTTGACAGACTTCCAGAGGTATTAGTCATGAtacaaagggcctcgtctgatGCTGGGAAGTCTGAAAACTTATGGACTTTCATATTCCTCGAGAGTTGTTCTTTTATAGATGTGACGGAGGAGAAAAGGAAGGAAATGATTTGGCTCTTCATTTGTTCCCTCGAAACCGGATGTGTCATCTCTAGTCATGACTGCGGGATCCCAGTACTTTTCATCCAACAACTGAGTCTTTGTGAAAACATACCATTTGGCAACAAGAAACGTATTATTCGCAAAGTTACCAGGAGTGTCAATCTTTTTTATTCGGATCTGACTAATCGGATTATCGATGACATTTTAAGACACATTTCTTTGGATCCATCCTTTCGAATACAGATTTATCGAGAAATGATCGAAGTAATTGAGAGCGGAGTGGGCAAGGGAGTTTTCTTGCATGGCGTCTTGGAGCCAGTAAgggttttgtttcatttgattACCACAGTTCCGATTTCAGGTGACCGAAGAGTTAAAATATTACTGAAGGCAAAGGAGTCTGACAATTGTCTCTTGAACAGTGTACAGATTTTACAGATGTCAAACGTTAAGTGCCCCAGTGAAGGAGTTAATAAGTTATTTGACCTTTTTTATACTGCTTATGTTGACATAATGAAAGAAGAGAAGCACTTCTGTGAACGATTTTATCAACAGCAAAGTCGTTTGCATTTAAATTCATCGAGTCAAGTTCTAGAAATCTGGATTTTGAAAGCTGCGAAGCTGATATGTGCGGGCTCATTTGACGAAGAACTTGACTTTTGGTGTTGTCTCCGAGTCCTTGTAAGCGCAGGAAAATTGGAATCGGCAGAAGAGATGTTACaacttttttctcaaattaggGAAAGTGCTATGAAAGTCGTCCAATCTTACAGGCAACAAGATAAGAAACAGATTCTAGAAAAATTTGAGACACTCCTATCCTATGTAGTAGGCTCAGATTCCCTTTCCAGTAGAGAAAAACTGAAGCTTGTCAAGGAGGTCTGTGAAACTTCATTAACTTACCCAAGTATGTTAATGAACGGAGACCTTCAAACAGCGCTGTTTAACATCTCCCTCTACACGATGGAAGTTCCAATGCCTTTCGAATTGTCGGAAATCATGGCCGCGCTGAAAAATCCACTGCTGATATGCCAAGACGCAAAATGTCCTTTCCACGTTTTTAACACACTTTCCTCTGTATTTTTCAAAGCGTCAACTGACAAATTAGAAAGTATTTGTCAATTCATTGGCACAGTCGAGCAGATGGATGGTGGTTTCTTTGATCGCGCTCTCCCAGTTCTTCAGACAGCCGTTGAAGTTTCAAACTCTCTCGGAGATGTTGTGGAACTATTATGGGAATTTGTTTTCATGATTCGAGCAGCCTCAACAGAGTTCGTTCCCTTATTCAGCTTCGTCTACAGTCACCTCTTAAAAGACGAGACCAAGAAAGAAAGTAGAAAGCAATTTACCAACGACGTTTTAATGAAGTGGACAGCTTCATCAAACGTAGCGGCTTGCCATTACTTTAGAGTCCCTCAACTTCTTTGGAAAGTTTACAATTTTTCCGAGTCACCAGAAAAGAGGTGTGAAATTTTACATCGTTTACAAGAAATTCTGGGGAAAACGAAAAACTTTGAAAGTCCTCGCGAGAATTTGTTAAAACCCGAAGGGTATATCAAGAACAGAGTTGCCTGTTGTGATTTGGAGTGGCTTGTTTTTCACTCTTCGCTGTCAACTGAAGAAGCAGCCTTGGCATTCAATCTTTGCACTCAACACTTCCAGGGACGGCTGAAATGCTTTAGTTTCTCAGACGTTGAAATTGCGAATggttgtttcaaatttgtacCAAGAGAAGGAGGACCATGCACCGACGAAAGGACAGATGGGGAAACAGGAAGAGAACGCCAAGCTCTAGTGTGA